A genomic region of Mycobacterium sp. Aquia_213 contains the following coding sequences:
- a CDS encoding DUF3093 domain-containing protein: MTTAGNGDPKPLFYEPGASWIWVLSGPAAAGSMILIEMWSGAAISLWVPAIFLVMVSAFISLQVKAARIHVSVELTADALRQGTETILVREIIKVFPEPEHAVNSGRALAKWQEARALGELFGVPRGRTAIGLKLTGGRTAQAWAKRHRRLREVLTPLVQERVEPARSDAADLDYNDDSESEL; this comes from the coding sequence ATGACCACAGCGGGAAATGGCGACCCCAAGCCGTTGTTCTACGAACCCGGTGCCAGCTGGATATGGGTGCTGAGCGGCCCGGCCGCGGCAGGGTCGATGATCCTGATCGAAATGTGGAGTGGCGCAGCGATATCGCTCTGGGTTCCGGCGATCTTTCTGGTGATGGTGTCGGCGTTCATCTCCTTGCAGGTGAAGGCAGCGCGGATCCATGTGTCCGTCGAACTGACCGCTGACGCGTTGCGGCAGGGCACCGAGACCATCCTGGTGCGCGAAATCATCAAGGTTTTCCCCGAGCCCGAGCACGCGGTGAATTCCGGTCGGGCACTGGCGAAGTGGCAGGAGGCGCGGGCGCTCGGTGAACTGTTCGGGGTGCCGCGTGGCCGAACGGCGATCGGTTTGAAACTCACCGGGGGCCGTACCGCACAGGCCTGGGCGAAGCGGCATCGTCGTCTTCGGGAAGTGCTGACCCCGCTGGTGCAGGAGCGGGTGGAGCCGGCCCGATCAGACGCCGCCGACCTCGACTACAACGACGACAGCGAATCCGAGCTGTGA
- the hemB gene encoding porphobilinogen synthase, translating to MAYPRQRPRRLRSTPALRRLVAQTSLEPRHLVLPMFVADGIDEPRPIPSMPDVVQHTRDSLRRAAADAVAAGVGGLMLFGVPRDEDKDSTGSAGTDPDGILNVALRDLAKDLGEATVLMADTCLDEFTDHGHCGVLDARGRVDNDATLGRYVKLAVAQAESGAHVVGPSGMMDGQVGAIRDGLDAAGYTDVVILAYAAKFASAFYGPFREAVSSSLSGDRRTYQQEPGNVREAVREIELDIDEGADIIMVKPAMGYLDVLAAAAEVSPVPVAAYQVSGEYAMICAAAANNWIDGRAAALESLVSIRRAGADIVLTYWAAEAAGWLS from the coding sequence ATGGCCTACCCGCGGCAGCGCCCGCGTCGGCTCCGTTCCACCCCCGCGTTGCGTCGCTTGGTGGCGCAAACATCTTTGGAGCCAAGGCATTTGGTGCTGCCGATGTTCGTCGCCGACGGGATCGACGAACCGCGGCCGATCCCGTCCATGCCCGACGTCGTGCAGCACACCCGCGATTCGCTGCGCCGCGCGGCCGCCGATGCGGTGGCGGCCGGAGTGGGCGGGCTGATGCTGTTCGGTGTCCCGCGCGACGAGGACAAGGACTCGACCGGCTCGGCCGGTACCGACCCCGACGGCATTCTCAACGTTGCGCTTCGCGACCTGGCCAAGGATCTTGGTGAAGCCACGGTATTGATGGCCGACACCTGTCTCGACGAGTTCACCGATCACGGTCACTGCGGGGTTCTCGACGCCCGGGGCCGGGTCGACAACGACGCAACTCTTGGCCGGTACGTGAAATTGGCTGTGGCACAGGCAGAGTCAGGTGCTCACGTGGTGGGTCCGAGCGGGATGATGGACGGGCAGGTCGGCGCGATCCGCGACGGCCTGGACGCCGCGGGCTACACCGACGTGGTGATCCTGGCCTACGCCGCGAAGTTCGCATCGGCGTTCTACGGCCCGTTCCGCGAAGCGGTGAGCTCCAGCCTCTCCGGCGACCGTCGCACCTACCAGCAGGAGCCCGGCAACGTCCGAGAAGCGGTGCGCGAGATCGAATTGGACATCGACGAGGGCGCCGACATCATCATGGTCAAGCCCGCGATGGGTTACCTCGACGTGTTGGCCGCCGCGGCAGAGGTCTCGCCGGTGCCGGTGGCCGCCTATCAGGTGTCGGGGGAGTACGCGATGATTTGCGCTGCGGCAGCGAATAATTGGATCGACGGCCGCGCCGCGGCGCTGGAATCGCTGGTCAGCATTCGCCGCGCCGGTGCCGATATCGTGCTGACCTATTGGGCCGCGGAGGCGGCGGGTTGGCTTTCCTAG
- a CDS encoding uroporphyrinogen-III synthase translates to MTTRGRKPRPGRITFVGSGPGDPGLLTTRAATVLANAALVFTDPDVPEPVLALIGKDLPPVSGPAPAEPPPATIDGSPDADPPPAAPTVLSGGADIRPALGEPAEVAKTLTAEARTGVDVVRLVAGDPLTLDSVISEVNAVARTHLHVEIVPGLSATSAVPTYAGLPLGSSHTVADVRGDVDWEALAAAPGPLILQATPQHLAEAARTLIDHELAENTPCVVTAQGTTCQQRSVETTLHGLTDAAVVAGAGDPAGPLTGPLVVTIGKTVNSRSKLNWWESRALYGWTVLVPRTKDQAGEMSERLTSYGALPVEVPTIAVEPPRSPAQMERAVKGLVDGRFQWVVFTSTNAVRAVWEKFGEFGLDARAFSGVKIACVGESTADRVRAFGISPELVPAGEQSSLGLLDDFPPYDSIFDPVNRVLLPRADIATETLAEGLRERGWEIEDVTAYRTVRAAPPPAATREMIKTGGFDAVCFTSSSTVRNLVGIAGKPHARTIIACIGPKTAETAAEFGLRVDVQPDTAAIGPLVDALAEHAARLRAEGALPPPRKKSRRR, encoded by the coding sequence ATGACGACGCGAGGGCGCAAGCCGAGACCGGGCCGCATCACGTTCGTGGGTTCCGGCCCGGGTGATCCGGGATTGTTGACCACGCGGGCGGCCACCGTACTGGCCAATGCGGCCCTGGTGTTCACCGATCCGGACGTACCCGAACCGGTGCTGGCGCTGATCGGCAAGGACCTGCCGCCCGTTTCGGGCCCGGCGCCTGCCGAACCACCGCCCGCGACGATCGATGGGTCACCCGACGCGGATCCACCCCCGGCTGCGCCCACGGTGCTGTCCGGTGGCGCCGACATCCGCCCGGCGCTGGGTGAGCCCGCCGAGGTCGCCAAGACGCTGACCGCCGAGGCCCGCACGGGTGTCGACGTGGTGCGGCTGGTGGCCGGTGACCCGCTGACGCTCGATTCGGTGATCAGCGAGGTGAACGCAGTCGCGCGCACTCACCTGCATGTCGAGATCGTGCCGGGCCTGTCCGCGACCAGCGCGGTGCCGACGTATGCGGGTCTGCCGCTGGGCTCCTCGCACACGGTGGCCGACGTGCGCGGCGACGTGGACTGGGAGGCGCTGGCGGCGGCTCCCGGACCGCTGATCCTGCAGGCCACCCCGCAGCACCTGGCCGAGGCGGCCCGCACCCTGATCGATCACGAGCTGGCCGAGAACACTCCGTGCGTGGTGACCGCACAGGGCACCACGTGTCAGCAGCGTTCGGTGGAAACCACGCTGCACGGGTTGACCGATGCGGCCGTCGTGGCCGGCGCCGGCGACCCCGCGGGCCCGCTGACCGGACCGCTGGTGGTGACCATCGGCAAGACCGTGAACAGCCGGTCGAAGCTGAACTGGTGGGAGAGCCGCGCTCTGTACGGCTGGACCGTCTTGGTGCCGCGCACCAAGGACCAGGCCGGCGAGATGAGCGAGCGGCTGACGTCGTACGGCGCGCTGCCGGTCGAGGTACCGACCATCGCGGTCGAGCCGCCGCGCAGCCCCGCCCAGATGGAGCGGGCCGTCAAGGGATTGGTCGACGGCCGATTTCAGTGGGTCGTGTTCACCTCCACCAACGCGGTACGCGCGGTGTGGGAGAAGTTCGGCGAGTTCGGGCTGGACGCTCGCGCATTCTCCGGCGTAAAGATCGCCTGCGTCGGCGAATCGACGGCCGACCGCGTTCGGGCCTTCGGGATCAGCCCCGAGCTGGTGCCGGCCGGGGAACAGTCCTCGCTGGGCCTGCTGGACGACTTTCCGCCCTACGACAGCATTTTCGATCCGGTGAACCGGGTCTTGCTGCCGCGTGCCGACATCGCCACCGAGACGCTCGCCGAAGGGCTGCGTGAACGTGGTTGGGAGATCGAGGATGTCACCGCGTACCGGACGGTGCGTGCCGCACCTCCACCGGCGGCCACCCGCGAAATGATCAAGACGGGCGGCTTCGACGCGGTGTGTTTCACCTCCAGCTCGACGGTGCGCAACCTGGTCGGCATCGCCGGAAAACCCCACGCGCGCACCATCATTGCCTGCATCGGCCCCAAGACGGCCGAGACCGCTGCCGAGTTCGGCCTGCGGGTGGACGTGCAGCCCGATACCGCTGCCATCGGCCCACTGGTCGACGCGCTGGCCGAGCACGCCGCGCGGTTGCGCGCCGAGGGCGCGCTGCCACCACCGCGCAAGAAGAGCCGCAGGCGCTAG
- the hemC gene encoding hydroxymethylbilane synthase, translated as MIRLGTRGSLLATTQAAVIRDALIANGHPAELVIISTAGDQSSAPIESLGVGVFTTALREAIVDGRVDAAVHSHKDLPTADDPRFTIAAIPARNDPRDALVARDGLVLGELPAGSLVGTSSPRRAAQLRALGLGLEIRPLRGNLDTRLNRVSSGDLDAIVVARAGLARLGRLADVTETLEPVQMLPAPAQGALAVECRADDSRLAAVLAELDDSDTRAAVTAERTLLAELEAGCSAPVGAIAEVVESIDEDGRIFDELSLRGCVAAVDGSDVIRASGIGAPDRARELGLSVATELLELGAGELIGGARQNTAQEGN; from the coding sequence GTGATCCGGTTAGGCACGCGGGGCAGTTTGCTGGCCACCACCCAGGCCGCCGTCATTAGAGACGCTCTCATCGCCAACGGCCACCCCGCCGAGTTGGTGATCATCAGCACGGCAGGTGACCAGTCGTCAGCGCCCATCGAAAGTCTGGGTGTGGGCGTGTTCACTACCGCGTTGCGCGAGGCCATCGTGGACGGCCGGGTCGACGCTGCCGTGCACTCGCACAAGGATTTGCCAACCGCGGACGACCCGAGGTTCACGATTGCGGCCATACCGGCACGCAATGACCCGCGCGACGCGCTGGTTGCGCGCGATGGGCTGGTACTTGGGGAGTTGCCAGCAGGTTCGCTGGTCGGCACGTCGTCCCCGCGACGGGCCGCACAGCTTAGGGCATTGGGTCTCGGTTTGGAAATCCGCCCCCTACGAGGCAACCTAGATACCAGGTTGAACAGGGTAAGTAGTGGTGATCTAGACGCCATCGTGGTGGCCCGGGCCGGACTGGCTCGCCTGGGCCGGCTCGCTGATGTCACCGAGACGCTAGAGCCGGTGCAAATGTTGCCAGCACCGGCTCAGGGCGCGCTCGCTGTCGAATGCCGCGCCGACGACAGCCGGCTGGCGGCGGTGCTGGCGGAGTTGGACGACTCCGACACGCGCGCGGCGGTCACCGCTGAGCGAACCCTGTTGGCCGAACTGGAGGCGGGTTGCTCCGCACCGGTGGGAGCGATCGCTGAGGTGGTCGAGTCCATCGATGAGGACGGCCGGATCTTCGACGAGCTGTCGCTGCGCGGTTGCGTGGCGGCGGTTGACGGGTCCGACGTGATCCGCGCGTCCGGCATCGGCGCTCCCGATCGGGCCCGAGAGCTAGGGCTCTCGGTGGCCACGGAGCTGTTGGAGTTGGGCGCGGGAGAGCTAATCGGGGGAGCGCGGCAAAACACCGCGCAAGAAGGTAACTGA
- a CDS encoding glutamyl-tRNA reductase, whose product MSILLFGVSHRSAPVSVLEQLSIDESDRNKIVDRVLQSPLVTEAMVLSTCNRVEVYAVVDAFHGGLAVIGQVLSEYSGMTMGDLTKYAYVRYSEAAVEHLFAVASGLDSAVIGEQQVLGQVRRAYTAAESNRTVGRVLHELAQRALSVGKRVHSETAIDAAGASVVSVALGMAERKVDGLAGKTAVVVGAGAMGALSAAHLIRAGIDHILVLNRSLSRGQRLVRKIRESGVRAQALTLDRLAEALAGADVVVSCTGAVSPVVSLADVHNALAAAQRDDAGHPLLICDLGMPRDVDPAVAGLPGVWVVDVDRIQHEPSAHAAAGDVDAARHIVAAEVAAYLAGQRMAEVTPTVTALRQRAADVVEAELLRLENRLPGLESAQREEVARTVRRVVDKLLHAPTVRIKQLASAPGGDSYAEALRELFELDQTAVDAVATAGELPVVSTGFDAGSHTHPAPGGPIPSAE is encoded by the coding sequence GTGAGCATCTTGCTCTTCGGGGTTTCGCACCGTAGTGCGCCGGTCTCCGTTCTGGAACAACTCAGCATCGACGAATCGGATCGCAACAAGATCGTCGACCGGGTTTTGCAGTCGCCGCTGGTCACCGAGGCCATGGTGTTGTCGACATGCAACCGGGTCGAGGTCTACGCGGTGGTTGACGCGTTCCACGGCGGGTTGGCCGTAATCGGGCAGGTGCTGTCGGAATACTCCGGAATGACGATGGGCGACCTCACCAAATACGCCTACGTGCGCTATAGCGAGGCCGCCGTCGAGCACCTGTTCGCCGTCGCCAGCGGTCTGGACTCCGCGGTCATCGGCGAACAGCAGGTACTCGGCCAGGTGCGCCGGGCCTATACCGCCGCCGAGTCGAACCGCACGGTCGGGCGGGTGTTGCACGAGCTGGCCCAACGCGCGCTGTCGGTCGGCAAGCGCGTGCATTCCGAAACGGCCATCGACGCCGCCGGTGCCTCGGTGGTGTCGGTCGCGCTGGGCATGGCCGAACGCAAGGTGGACGGGCTGGCGGGCAAGACCGCGGTCGTCGTCGGCGCCGGTGCGATGGGCGCGCTGTCGGCGGCCCACCTGATCCGGGCGGGCATCGACCACATCCTGGTCCTCAACCGCTCGCTGTCCCGGGGACAACGCCTGGTCCGCAAGATCCGCGAATCGGGCGTGCGCGCCCAGGCACTGACGCTCGACCGGCTCGCGGAGGCGCTGGCCGGTGCCGACGTGGTGGTCAGCTGTACGGGCGCGGTGAGTCCGGTGGTGTCGCTGGCCGACGTCCACAACGCGCTGGCCGCCGCGCAGCGCGACGACGCGGGCCACCCGCTGCTGATCTGCGACCTGGGCATGCCGCGCGACGTCGATCCCGCGGTGGCCGGACTTCCCGGCGTCTGGGTCGTCGACGTGGACCGCATCCAACACGAACCCTCGGCGCACGCCGCCGCGGGCGACGTCGATGCCGCGCGCCACATCGTGGCCGCCGAGGTCGCCGCGTACCTGGCGGGACAGCGGATGGCCGAGGTGACCCCGACCGTGACCGCGTTGCGCCAGCGCGCGGCCGACGTCGTCGAAGCGGAGCTGCTACGGCTGGAGAACCGGCTCCCGGGACTCGAGAGCGCCCAGCGCGAGGAGGTTGCGCGCACGGTCCGGCGGGTGGTGGACAAGCTGCTGCACGCGCCCACGGTGCGCATCAAACAACTCGCCAGCGCCCCCGGCGGCGACAGCTACGCCGAAGCCCTGCGCGAGCTTTTCGAACTCGACCAGACAGCCGTCGACGCCGTCGCCACCGCGGGCGAATTACCAGTAGTGTCAACGGGATTCGATGCCGGTTCGCACACCCACCCCGCGCCCGGCGGCCCAATCCCATCCGCCGAGTAA
- a CDS encoding glutaredoxin family protein, giving the protein MTDRPKVELLTRDGCTVCARAYTRLAELAGELDFDLATTDVDAAAAAGDPGLRAEFGDRLPVILLDGREHSYWEIDEPRLRADLTR; this is encoded by the coding sequence ATGACTGACCGCCCGAAGGTGGAGCTGCTCACCCGCGACGGATGCACGGTTTGCGCGCGGGCCTACACGCGGCTGGCGGAACTCGCCGGGGAGCTGGATTTCGACCTCGCCACCACCGACGTCGACGCCGCCGCGGCCGCCGGCGACCCCGGGTTGCGCGCCGAGTTCGGTGACCGGCTGCCCGTGATTTTGCTGGATGGCCGCGAGCACAGTTACTGGGAAATCGACGAACCGCGGCTGCGCGCCGACCTCACGCGATAA
- a CDS encoding WXG100 family type VII secretion target: MAADNELRVDPQLMDGFAEALLGGAENLRQQLAELDGQVGEMLGGWQGGSGSAYSAAWELWQRGAREVESGLSVLARAVAHAGKGFQHNEAVSTQAIRRVHDG; this comes from the coding sequence ATGGCTGCCGACAACGAGCTGCGCGTCGATCCGCAGCTGATGGACGGATTCGCCGAGGCGCTGCTGGGCGGCGCCGAGAATCTGCGACAGCAGCTGGCCGAGCTGGACGGTCAGGTCGGCGAGATGCTGGGCGGCTGGCAGGGCGGATCGGGAAGCGCCTACTCCGCCGCGTGGGAGCTGTGGCAGCGCGGGGCTCGCGAGGTCGAGTCCGGATTGTCGGTCCTGGCCAGGGCGGTAGCCCACGCCGGTAAGGGTTTTCAGCACAACGAGGCCGTCTCCACCCAAGCGATTCGGCGGGTGCACGATGGCTGA
- a CDS encoding WXG100 family type VII secretion target produces MAEAFRVDPQALADSVQRMAEFQRYAESMLTEIDSLVSNLHTTWSGEAAAAHAEAHQHWARGEAMMREALARLRSAGATAHGNYTGAMSTNLAMWS; encoded by the coding sequence ATGGCTGAGGCGTTTCGGGTGGATCCTCAGGCGCTGGCGGATTCCGTGCAGCGGATGGCCGAATTTCAGCGCTATGCCGAGAGCATGCTCACCGAAATCGACTCTCTGGTAAGCAATCTGCACACGACATGGTCGGGTGAGGCGGCGGCAGCCCATGCCGAAGCCCATCAGCACTGGGCGCGCGGCGAGGCGATGATGCGCGAGGCGTTGGCCCGGTTGCGGTCGGCCGGCGCGACGGCGCACGGCAACTACACCGGCGCCATGTCAACGAATTTGGCGATGTGGTCGTGA
- a CDS encoding NAD(+)--arginine ADP-ribosyltransferase Mav: MAPLGVDPVALDGAGAEVVTAAEGLASVISTLMAALSGCAGMAGDDPAGAALGHSYDSSAARLVEAMVTTRNGLCGLGIGVRMSAHNYSLAEAMSNIGGNGGALPPPPLPGPISAGSAPSAVGSSDIAPPGWGWVAPYLGMIWPSGDSAKLRAAATAWTAAGTQFALAEILGTGAPMGAIRAQHIPEGPAIDGAFTAAYRGTTSLVQQCQQIASQLNGYATKVDKVHAAILDLLSRICDPLTGFKEVWDILTDEDEDEIKKIADDIRTVIDNFKSEVKALEAEIAATLAEAETILTTMGDYATRQWDHFLHATYAGRVIDNVGHYAKNVYAEAGEAVVGLYNVSQVRLVLDPVGYFHDLNGTILGALPLVALGPDGSPSVLDSWKALGKDVSHWEQWKTDPVGAAGRSVFDAVTLALPGGPLSKLGTRGRAALDAIKGLKKPPLPKLPDPPAIKPPETPKPPAEGPKAPESGTPAPPKPAPTGTPPPHSPTEPKPPIGEAPKPTAAPPGSGGKPTVPAEVPHPHERIPAHVPASPGGIPGEPVPSAAAPAASAPGDASLPHGGTPHGGEPGVHQPHQPHDGPPHSPGDGQPPHGPGDGTPHQPHDGPPGDLADNPPPIDAQPGRPEFTLDNPLDHMSQQLLVLSEQHLTGSGETVLGPFKPVGGGLSYIDFAELRGASYFDIGDAWNAATPIERLAANQHVLDIAIARGDTVTLSVPFGKIDPNSFTGAEIRYLESHGYHRAGDNKLIPSGKGG, from the coding sequence ATGGCCCCGCTGGGAGTCGATCCGGTGGCTCTCGACGGAGCAGGCGCCGAGGTGGTCACCGCCGCCGAGGGGTTGGCATCGGTGATCTCGACGTTGATGGCGGCACTGTCTGGTTGTGCCGGTATGGCCGGCGACGATCCCGCCGGCGCGGCGCTTGGCCACAGCTACGACAGTTCGGCAGCCAGGCTCGTCGAGGCGATGGTGACGACACGAAATGGGTTGTGCGGACTCGGTATTGGTGTTCGGATGTCGGCACACAACTATTCGCTGGCCGAGGCGATGTCCAACATCGGTGGTAACGGCGGCGCGCTCCCGCCGCCACCGTTGCCAGGACCGATCTCGGCGGGCTCGGCACCTTCAGCGGTCGGGAGCAGCGACATCGCGCCACCCGGCTGGGGTTGGGTTGCTCCGTATCTCGGAATGATCTGGCCCAGTGGCGATTCGGCGAAGTTGCGCGCCGCGGCCACCGCGTGGACTGCGGCGGGCACCCAGTTCGCGCTCGCTGAAATCCTCGGGACCGGCGCTCCGATGGGAGCTATTCGTGCCCAACACATTCCGGAGGGCCCGGCCATCGATGGAGCCTTCACCGCTGCCTACCGCGGCACCACCAGCCTCGTCCAGCAGTGCCAGCAGATCGCGAGCCAGCTCAACGGCTATGCGACCAAGGTCGACAAGGTACACGCCGCGATCCTGGATTTGCTGTCGCGCATCTGCGATCCGCTGACCGGGTTCAAAGAGGTCTGGGACATCCTGACCGACGAGGACGAAGACGAGATCAAGAAGATCGCCGACGACATTCGCACGGTGATCGACAACTTCAAGTCCGAGGTCAAGGCGCTGGAAGCCGAGATCGCTGCCACCCTCGCCGAAGCGGAAACCATCCTCACCACGATGGGGGACTACGCCACCCGGCAGTGGGATCACTTCCTGCATGCCACCTATGCGGGGCGAGTTATCGACAACGTCGGCCATTACGCCAAGAACGTGTATGCCGAGGCCGGCGAAGCCGTCGTGGGGCTCTACAACGTCAGTCAGGTGCGCCTGGTGCTCGACCCGGTGGGCTACTTCCACGATCTGAACGGCACGATCCTGGGCGCTCTGCCGCTCGTCGCCCTAGGCCCGGACGGTTCTCCGTCGGTCCTCGATTCGTGGAAAGCACTCGGCAAGGACGTCTCGCACTGGGAGCAGTGGAAAACCGATCCGGTCGGGGCCGCCGGCCGCAGCGTGTTCGATGCCGTCACATTGGCCCTGCCGGGAGGGCCGCTCTCGAAGTTGGGTACGAGGGGCCGCGCCGCACTCGATGCCATCAAGGGCCTGAAGAAGCCGCCGCTGCCCAAGCTTCCTGATCCGCCGGCCATCAAGCCGCCTGAGACGCCCAAGCCGCCAGCAGAAGGCCCCAAAGCGCCAGAATCGGGTACTCCTGCGCCACCTAAGCCCGCCCCGACCGGAACCCCGCCACCGCACAGCCCCACCGAGCCCAAGCCGCCGATCGGCGAGGCGCCCAAACCGACTGCGGCGCCGCCTGGTTCCGGCGGAAAGCCAACGGTTCCCGCAGAAGTGCCCCATCCGCATGAACGCATCCCCGCCCACGTACCGGCCTCACCCGGTGGAATTCCCGGCGAACCCGTGCCCAGCGCGGCAGCCCCGGCGGCATCCGCGCCCGGGGATGCGTCACTCCCGCACGGCGGGACGCCCCACGGCGGCGAGCCGGGCGTGCACCAACCGCACCAACCCCATGACGGGCCGCCACATTCGCCTGGGGATGGTCAGCCGCCGCACGGACCGGGCGATGGCACGCCACATCAGCCCCACGATGGGCCACCCGGCGATCTGGCGGACAACCCGCCGCCAATCGACGCCCAACCAGGCCGGCCTGAGTTCACGTTGGACAACCCGCTCGACCACATGAGCCAGCAGCTCCTGGTGCTGTCCGAACAACACCTGACTGGAAGCGGCGAAACCGTGCTTGGGCCATTTAAGCCCGTCGGCGGCGGCCTGTCATACATCGATTTCGCAGAGCTACGCGGAGCCAGCTACTTCGATATCGGCGACGCCTGGAATGCTGCCACTCCCATCGAAAGACTTGCCGCGAATCAGCATGTGCTCGACATAGCCATCGCGCGCGGCGATACTGTCACTCTGTCGGTACCATTTGGCAAGATCGATCCAAATTCATTCACAGGCGCAGAAATTAGATATCTCGAATCCCACGGTTACCATCGAGCGGGTGACAACAAGTTGATTCCGTCAGGAAAGGGGGGCTGA
- a CDS encoding HAD family hydrolase, with the protein MTSSESDESDDTDPAVRVDLESVAANASAARALEDLQEATAAGVGPQPPIDLTAAAFFDVDNTLVQGSSAVHFGRGLAARNYFTYRDVVGFIYAQAKFQLLGKENSDDVAAGRRKALTFIEGRSVEELVALGEDVFDEIIADKIWTGTRELTQMHLDAGQQVWLITATPYELAATIARRLGLTGALGTVAESVDGVFTGRLVGDILHGPGKAHAVRSLAIREGLNLKRCTAYSDSYNDVPMLSLVGTAVAINPDARLRSLARERGWEIRDFRTARKAARIGVPSALALGAAGGALAALASRRQSR; encoded by the coding sequence ATGACTTCCTCGGAGTCGGATGAGTCGGATGACACTGACCCCGCCGTTCGAGTTGACCTGGAATCCGTGGCCGCCAACGCCAGCGCGGCCCGCGCGCTGGAGGACTTGCAGGAGGCGACCGCCGCGGGCGTTGGCCCGCAACCGCCGATCGACCTGACCGCCGCCGCGTTCTTCGACGTGGACAACACGCTGGTGCAAGGCTCCTCCGCGGTGCATTTCGGGCGCGGACTGGCCGCACGCAACTACTTCACCTATCGCGACGTGGTCGGATTCATCTACGCGCAGGCCAAGTTTCAGCTGCTCGGCAAGGAGAACAGCGACGACGTCGCCGCCGGTCGGCGCAAAGCGCTGACCTTCATCGAGGGCCGCTCGGTCGAGGAGCTGGTCGCTCTCGGCGAGGACGTCTTCGACGAGATCATCGCCGACAAGATCTGGACCGGCACCCGCGAGCTCACCCAGATGCACCTGGACGCCGGCCAGCAAGTCTGGCTGATCACGGCGACGCCGTACGAGCTTGCCGCGACCATCGCGCGTCGGCTCGGCCTGACCGGCGCGCTCGGCACCGTCGCGGAGTCGGTCGACGGCGTCTTCACCGGTCGGCTCGTCGGCGACATCCTGCACGGCCCGGGTAAGGCGCACGCCGTGCGGTCCCTGGCGATCCGCGAAGGCCTCAACCTGAAACGGTGCACGGCCTATTCCGACAGTTACAACGACGTACCGATGCTGTCGCTGGTGGGCACGGCGGTCGCGATCAATCCCGACGCGCGCCTGCGCAGCCTGGCCCGCGAGCGGGGATGGGAAATTCGCGATTTCCGGACCGCGCGCAAGGCGGCCCGGATCGGGGTGCCGTCGGCACTCGCGCTCGGCGCGGCGGGCGGTGCGCTGGCGGCGTTGGCGTCCAGGCGGCAATCCCGCTGA
- a CDS encoding FAS1-like dehydratase domain-containing protein, translating to MTTPEGAEGVIPAGTQGIIGSHYRAPDYFEVGREKIREFAASVQDDHPTHFSEVDAAEAGYPGVVAPLTFLAIAGRRVQLDIFTKFSIPINIARVLHRDQKFLFHRPILDHDRLYFDTYLDSVIESHGTVIAEIRSEVTDAEGKPLVTSVVTMLGEAAGQEAAAEETVAAIASISARK from the coding sequence ATGACAACTCCAGAAGGCGCCGAGGGAGTCATTCCAGCGGGGACCCAGGGCATCATCGGTAGCCACTACCGGGCTCCGGACTACTTCGAGGTCGGACGCGAGAAGATCCGCGAGTTCGCGGCCTCGGTGCAAGACGACCACCCGACGCACTTCAGCGAGGTTGATGCCGCCGAGGCCGGGTACCCGGGCGTGGTGGCCCCGCTGACCTTCCTCGCGATCGCGGGACGGCGCGTCCAGCTGGACATATTCACGAAGTTCAGCATTCCGATCAATATCGCCAGGGTTCTGCACCGCGACCAAAAGTTCTTGTTCCACCGCCCGATCCTGGACCACGATAGGTTGTACTTCGACACCTATCTAGACTCGGTGATCGAGTCCCACGGCACGGTCATTGCGGAGATCCGCAGCGAAGTGACAGACGCCGAGGGGAAGCCGCTCGTCACCAGCGTCGTCACGATGCTGGGCGAGGCGGCCGGTCAAGAAGCGGCCGCCGAAGAAACCGTCGCCGCGATTGCATCAATATCTGCACGAAAGTAG